In Helianthus annuus cultivar XRQ/B chromosome 8, HanXRQr2.0-SUNRISE, whole genome shotgun sequence, a single genomic region encodes these proteins:
- the LOC110869910 gene encoding uncharacterized protein LOC110869910, whose product MDSPTSASSIANYYHKNFLADEGESTDKEVEQEAVTSACELAARYMKHCSEPQRIIEFYSPRYLRKPTWSDLQKIYEVHSNLQGLPGMIGSLDCRHWQWYNCPTAWRGQHTQGDQDGPTVILQAVASQDLWVWSAYFGVAGSCNDLNVFDQSPLVEDYISGRAVKASFYANENYYPHGYYLCDGIYPRYSIVVKTFRDPYNEKKAYFKKVQEYSQKDIDRCFGVLQQRWHYLRNLCRA is encoded by the exons ATGGATTCCCCCACCTCCGCGTCGTCCATTGCAAATTATTACCACAAAAATTTTTTAGCGGATGAGGGTGAGTCGACCGATAAGGAGGtcgagcaagaggcggttacgagtgcGTGCGAACTAGCGGCTCGTTATATGAAACATTGTAGCGAGCCTCAAC gtATTATAGAGTTTTACAGTCCCCGTTATCTGAGAAAGCCCACTTGGTCCGACCTTCAAAAAATTTACGAGGTCCATTCTAATCTCCAAGGTTTACCGGGCATGATCGGAAGCTTGGATTGTCGTCATTGGCAGTGGTATAATTGTCCGaccgcatggcgaggtcaacaCACACAAGGTGACCAAGATGGACCAACTGTTATTCTTCAAGCGGTTGCCTCACAGGACCTTTGGGTATGGTCGGCTTACTTTGGTGTAGCAGGGTCATGCAATGATTTAAACGTTTTCGATCAGTCTCCATTGGTAGAGGACTATATTTCTGGTCGAGCTGTGAAAGCATCTTTTTATGCAAACGAGAACTACTACCCGCATGGATACTATTTGTGCGATGGAATTTATCCTAGGTATTCAATTGTCGTGAAGACGTTCAGGGACCCGTACAATGAAAaaaaagcttactttaaaaaggttcaagagtATTCGCAGAAGGATATTGATAGATGCTTTGGGGTTCTTCAACAACGGTGGCATTATTTGAGAAATCTTTGTCGTGCATAG